In Malus sylvestris chromosome 15, drMalSylv7.2, whole genome shotgun sequence, a single genomic region encodes these proteins:
- the LOC126601314 gene encoding protein NONRESPONDING TO OXYLIPINS 2, mitochondrial-like isoform X2 yields MASRCRSFSKPAFSLLKSAVNKPAFKATPMSSLPSTRPSINLSRPIPQLGCLQSLLPFHTAVSSARLTSCLGIDSRSSRSLSQELGLSVPR; encoded by the exons ATGGCCTCTCGCTGCAGATCTTTCTCGAAGCCGGCCTTTTCTCTTCTCAAATCTGCCGTCAACAAACCGGCGTTCAAGGCCACTCCCATGTCTTCTCTCCCCTCCACCCGCCCTTCAATCAATCTCTCAAG GCCGATTCCGCAGTTGGGTTGTCTACAATCTCTGCTTCCATTTCACACGGCGGTGTCTTCAGCTCGGCTCACGTCGTGCCTTGGCATTGACTCTAGGAGCTCAAGGTCGTTGTCTCAGG AACTAGGTCTCAGCGTGCCTCGATAA
- the LOC126601314 gene encoding protein NONRESPONDING TO OXYLIPINS 2, mitochondrial-like isoform X1, with amino-acid sequence MASRCRSFSKPAFSLLKSAVNKPAFKATPMSSLPSTRPSINLSRPIPQLGCLQSLLPFHTAVSSARLTSCLGIDSRSSRSLSQGMLGANPGV; translated from the exons ATGGCCTCTCGCTGCAGATCTTTCTCGAAGCCGGCCTTTTCTCTTCTCAAATCTGCCGTCAACAAACCGGCGTTCAAGGCCACTCCCATGTCTTCTCTCCCCTCCACCCGCCCTTCAATCAATCTCTCAAG GCCGATTCCGCAGTTGGGTTGTCTACAATCTCTGCTTCCATTTCACACGGCGGTGTCTTCAGCTCGGCTCACGTCGTGCCTTGGCATTGACTCTAGGAGCTCAAGGTCGTTGTCTCAGGGTATGCTTGGTGCAAACCCAGGAGTTTGA
- the LOC126601168 gene encoding uncharacterized protein LOC126601168 — protein sequence MEKKQSKPMELLNTMVSEPYYLLHFLAFFSYLVIRTSASHVLSAHITDHLLHREIQAALTFGLLTAIKMVREETWEGFIADSLFFAKIFLIGLTLILDRHLTLWYVVVFTVIYIFTQQPAFQKLGTSSKLTPLQLESLLTEGSTSKHWLIEFRAFYSPACIRTSRCFPELSITYSNKNFSFGIVDLGLFPNAAEYFGISLSGSMGQLPTYVLFTNGAEAAQYPQLESQAKAFREPITKRFLSGYFKLDRHLLEYINGK from the exons ATGGAGAAGAAGCAGAGCAAACCAATGGAGCTGTTAAACAcgatggtatcagagccatacTATCTGCTCCATTTCTTGGCTTTTTTCTCCTACCTCGTCATCCGTACCTCCGCCTCCCACGTCCTCTCCGCCCACATCACCGATCACCTCCTCCACCGA GAAATTCAAGCAGCTTTGACATTTGGGCTCTTGACTGCAATCAAG ATGGTGAGGGAAGAAACTTGGGAAGGATTTATTGCTGATTCACTCTTTTTTGCTAAG atttttcttATCGGTCTCACTTTAATTCTGGACCGCCACTTGACTCTCTGGTACGTTGTGGTGTTTACAG TGATATATATTTTCACACAACAACCTGCCTTTCAAAAATTAG GTACTTCTAGTAAATTGACACCGTTGCAGTTAGAAAGCTTGCTGACTGAAGGGAGCACATCGAAACATTGGCTG ATTGAATTTCGTGCCTTTTACTCTCCTGCTTGCATCCGCACAAGTCGGTGCTTTCCTGAGCTTTCAATTAC ATATTCCAACAAAAATTTCTCTTTTGGAATAGTTGATCTCGGACTCTTCCCAAATGCTGCAGAGTATTTTGGAATATCCCTTTCTG GGAGCATGGGCCAACTTCCTACCTATGTCTTATTCACGAATGGAGCTGAAGCTGCACAGTATCCACAACTAGAATCTCAAGCAAAAGCATTTCGTGAACCCATAACTAAG AGATTTCTTTCGGGGTACTTTAAGCTCGACAGGCACCTTCTTGAGTATATAAACGGTAAATAG
- the LOC126601257 gene encoding GATA transcription factor 12: MEAPEYYQNSFCPQFTPEKRHPFDNNKTAVGGGGGDHFKVEDLLDFSNDDDDVITDGGCSAAAAFENVAGNSTDSSTLTVMDSCNSSSLSGSEPIFGSRNLADGPLSSELCVPYDDLAELEWLSNFVEESFSSEDLQKLQLISGMKARPDEAASETGQLQPDPTRTNNNPYSNSNLIFNPEVSVPAKARSKRSRASPCNWTSRILVLSSTKEQSDVLVSAEEAATLLPQPSSTGKKSVKSAPKKKESQEGSGGGPCDGRKCLHCATDKTPQWRTGPMGPKTLCNACGVRYKSGRLVPEYRPAASPTFVLTKHSNSHRKVLELRRQKEMGRAQQTYIHQVPPPHHHHHQNMVFDVSNGGDYLIHQHVGPDFRQLI, translated from the exons ATGGAAGCTCCGGAGTATTACCAGAACTCTTTCTGCCCGCAATTCACACCCGAAAAGCGCCACCCCTTCGACAACAACAAAACCGCcgttggtggtggtggcggggACCACTTCAAGGTGGAGGACCTCCTCGACTTTTCCAATGACGACGACGATGTCATTACCGACGGCGGCTGTTCCGCGGCTGCTGCTTTCGAGAACGTCGCCGGAAACTCCACcgactcttccacactcaccgtCATGGACAGCTGCAATTCTTCCTCCTTGTCGGGCTCCGAACCCATTTTCGGGTCCCGGAATCTCGCCGACGGCCCCTTATCCAGTGAACTCTGCGTCCCG TACGACGATTTGGCTGAGCTCGAATGGCTGTCGAATTTCGTGGAGGAGTCGTTTTCCAGTGAGGACCTGCAGAAGCTGCAGCTGATATCCGGAATGAAAGCCCGACCCGACGAGGCCGCCTCCGAAACCGGACAACTCCAACCGGACCCCACCCGAACCAACAACAATCCTTACAGCAATTCCAACCTGATATTCAACCCGGAAGTTTCGGTACCCGCCAAGGCCAGAAGCAAGCGGTCCCGGGCCTCCCCGTGCAACTGGACCTCCCGCATCCTCGTCCTCTCCTCGACTAAGGAACAATCCGACGTTCTGGTGTCGGCGGAGGAGGCGGCGACACTGCTACCGCAGCCGTCGAGCACCGGGAAGAAGTCGGTGAAGTCGGCACCGAAAAAGAAGGAGAGCCAGGAAGGTTCGGGCGGCGGGCCCTGTGACGGGAGGAAGTGCCTGCATTGCGCGACGGACAAAACGCCGCAGTGGCGGACGGGGCCGATGGGTCCGAAGACACTGTGTAACGCGTGCGGGGTTCGGTACAAGTCGGGTCGGCTCGTGCCAGAGTACCGACCCGCGGCAAGTCCGACGTTCGTTCTGACGAAGCACTCCAACTCGCACCGTAAGGTACTGGAGCTGCGGCGGCAGAAGGAGATGGGAAGGGCGCAGCAGACGTATATTCACCAGGTGCCGCCTccgcaccaccaccaccatcagaaTATGGTCTTTGACGTAAGCAACGGCGGAGATTACTTGATTCATCAGCACGTGGGGCCCGATTTCCGGCAGCTGATCTAG